Within Myceligenerans xiligouense, the genomic segment CGACCTCGACACGCTCACACCGACCCCCCACCCCCACCCCCCGCCGTCGAACCGCAGGGACACGCCGACAATTCCGTGATTCACCGGCGTGTCCCTGCGGTTGGTCGGGGGGTAGCGTCATCACGTTGCGGACGGATCACCCGCGCCGGCGAGCGGGAGAGTGAAGGAGAGCTGTATGCGAGCAGTGGTTTTCGAACGGTTCGGCGGCCCCGAGGTGCTGCGCGTCGGTGAGGTCGCCGCACCGGAGGCCGGTCCCGGCCAGGTCCGCGTGCGGGTCGAGGCCACGAGCCTCAACCCCTGGGACGGGAAGGTGCGGTCCGGCGCCATGGAGGGCGTGTTCCGCACGGAGCTGCCGGGCGTGCCGGGGACGGAGGTGGCGGGCGTCGTCGACCAGGTGGGACCCGGTGTCACCGGGGTCTCCCCGGGTGACCGCGTGGCCGGCTCGGCCGGCCGCGGCGCGGCGGAGTACGCGCTGCTGACCTCCTGGGCCGCCGTGCCGGACGGCATGGACGCCACCCAGGCGGCCGCGCTGCCCGTCGTGAACGAGACGGCCCGGCGGGCGCTGCGCATCCTCGACCCGAAGCCCGGGGAGACGCTCCTGGTGCACGGCGCCAGCGGAGGTGTGGGCGGACTCGCGACCCAGCTCGCGGTCGCGGCGGGGGTCACCGTGATCGGGACCGCCTCGCCGGCGAACCAGGAGCGGGTGGCGGCCCTCGGGGCGACGCCCACCCCCTACGGGGACGGGCTGGTCGAACGGGTCCGCGCGCTGACACCCACCGTGGACGCCGTGCTCGACGCCGCGGGACGGGGCGCGCTGCCGGACAGCATCGAACTGCGGGGCGGCACCGAGCGCGTCCTGACGATCGCGGACCCGGCCGCCGGCGAACTGGGCGTGCGATTCACCGAAGGGGGCAGGCCCTCGGCGTCCGACCTCGCCGAACTGGTCGGCCTCGTGGCCCGCGGCGAGGTCTCGGTCCCGGTCGCGAAGGTCCTGCCGTTCGCGGAGGCGGCCCGGGCCCAGGCTCTGGTCGACGGCGGCCACGCGGGCGGCAAGGTCGTACTGGTGCCGTGACGGCCAGGAGGCACGTGCCGGGACGGTAACGTCGCACTCCGACGAAAGGGACGCGAACATGGCCAGAACCGTCGCGCAAGGCTCCCTCAGCACCGTCCCCGGCGTCGTCCGCACGCCCCCGGAAGCGCCGACACTGCGGCGCTTCGGGGGCGCCACCCAGTGGGAGCCGCACGTCGTGGGACACGACACGCCGCCCGACGTCGCGCAGCGCGAGATGAGGAGGGATCTGGCGCTCGGAGCCTTCGCCAAGCTCACCGAGAACGCCCGCACCGTCGCCGAGGCGTCCTCGGCCGTCTCCAGCGCGGAATCCTCTG encodes:
- a CDS encoding NADP-dependent oxidoreductase, with translation MRAVVFERFGGPEVLRVGEVAAPEAGPGQVRVRVEATSLNPWDGKVRSGAMEGVFRTELPGVPGTEVAGVVDQVGPGVTGVSPGDRVAGSAGRGAAEYALLTSWAAVPDGMDATQAAALPVVNETARRALRILDPKPGETLLVHGASGGVGGLATQLAVAAGVTVIGTASPANQERVAALGATPTPYGDGLVERVRALTPTVDAVLDAAGRGALPDSIELRGGTERVLTIADPAAGELGVRFTEGGRPSASDLAELVGLVARGEVSVPVAKVLPFAEAARAQALVDGGHAGGKVVLVP